Part of the Moorella sp. E308F genome, CCAGGTAAGGTGGTAGGTCGGGTACGCCGGCTAATGGAGCTTGCCAGCAATTACTCCAGGAGCTATTTAAACAGTGAAGAAGAGAAGGAAAAAGAGCTTGCCAGGTTAGAAGAGGCTTTCAACCAGGCTAAGGAACAACTGACAAGCCTTATTGATAAAACTAAACGCGAGATCGGCCTCCAGGAAGCTAAAATTTTTGAAGCCCATCTTTTGCTTCTTTCCGACCCGGCATTGGGGGAAAAAATAAGAACAAAAATCAAATTGGAAAGGAAAAATGCTGTCTGGGCGGTTAGTGAAGCTACCGAAGAGATAGCTCAGGAGTTTGCCTCCCTGGAGGACGAATACTTCCGCGAAAGGGCTGTGGACATTCGCGATATAGGCCGGCGTCTAATAGAATGTCTAGGAAATGGCTCAGAGGAAGTAAGCGAAGTGGCAGCCAACACCATTGTTGTAGCTAAAGAATTAACACCTTCCCAAACAGCAAGTTTTTCTCGCCGGACAGTAGCCGGGATTATTACGGAAAAAGGAGGGCCTACTAGCCATACGGCAGTAGTAGCCAGGGCTTTAGGAGTACCTGCGGTCTCCGGGGTAACCAATTTATTAGACCTGGTTAAAGATGGTGATCTCGTTTTAATAGACGGAGATGAAGGGGTAATACATTTAAACCCCGATGTAGAGCTAATCAAGAATGTGGAAACAAGAGAAGAAACCACTAAGGAAGAAAAAAGGCGTATAAGGAAGGTTTTAGCTAAAGCCGTAACCGTGGATGGGCATGAAATAGAGATAGCAGCCAATCTCCGCAACTTTGAAGAGGCGGAGTTAGCGCTGGAATATGGCGCTGAAGGCGTAGGGCTCTTCCGCACAGAATTTCTTTATATGAACCGCCAGGAGCCTCCGGGAGAAGAAGAACAATTTTTGATTTACCGGGACGTTTTGCTTGCTTTAAAAGATAAACCCGTAATTGTGCGCACCCTGGACATTGGGGGCGATAAACTTCTTCCCTATCTTAACCAGGATAAGGAAGATAACCCATTCTTAGGATTAAGGGGAATAAGGCTGTGTTTAAAATATAAAGAGCTTTTTAAGACGCAACTGAAAGCTTTGCTGCGTGCTTCTTCTTACGGAAACCTCAAGCTCATGTTTCCCATGGTAACGACCCTGGAGGAAATCCGCCAGGCTAAAACTCTCCTGGAGGAAGCGCGAGATGAGCTACGGGCTGCGGGTATAGAAGCAAGTAAAAATATTCCCATCGGTATTATGATTGAGGTGCCGGCAGCTGCCCTCATGGCCGATATTTTAGCCAGAGAAGTGGACTTTTTCAGCATTGGTACCAACGATCTGACCCAATACACATTGGCCGTAGACCGTGACAATGAAAAAGTAGCAACTCTTTACGAACCATACCATCCAGCGGTTTTAAAACTTATTTATCAAGTGATAGAGGCAGCTCATCGTCAGGGCAAATGGGTAGGTCTTTGTGGGGAGCTGGGCGGAGATAGCCTGACCGCACCTCTCCTGGTAGGTCTGGGGCTGGATGAGATAAGTATGAGTCCTGTATTTATTCCCGAGATGAAGGAAAAAATCATGGGCCTTTCTTATGAGAAGGGACGGGAATTGGTGCAGCGACTGCTGGAACTACCAGACGCTAAAGAAGTAAGAGAGGAGCTTGTTAAGTGAATTTAAGACCCGCCTGTGGGCGGGTCTTTACGTTGTGGTTAGCCTTTTTCTGCCTTTCTCCCGGCCAGAAACTCTTCCAACCGGTCCAGGCCTTCTTTGATGTTTTCCAGGGAATTGGCGTAGGAAATACGTAAATATCCTTCGCAGTTGCGGCCGAAGTCGATGCCCGGGGTGACGGCTACCCGGGCTTTCTCTAAAATCTCAA contains:
- the ptsP gene encoding phosphoenolpyruvate--protein phosphotransferase; the protein is MLLKGIGISPGKVVGRVRRLMELASNYSRSYLNSEEEKEKELARLEEAFNQAKEQLTSLIDKTKREIGLQEAKIFEAHLLLLSDPALGEKIRTKIKLERKNAVWAVSEATEEIAQEFASLEDEYFRERAVDIRDIGRRLIECLGNGSEEVSEVAANTIVVAKELTPSQTASFSRRTVAGIITEKGGPTSHTAVVARALGVPAVSGVTNLLDLVKDGDLVLIDGDEGVIHLNPDVELIKNVETREETTKEEKRRIRKVLAKAVTVDGHEIEIAANLRNFEEAELALEYGAEGVGLFRTEFLYMNRQEPPGEEEQFLIYRDVLLALKDKPVIVRTLDIGGDKLLPYLNQDKEDNPFLGLRGIRLCLKYKELFKTQLKALLRASSYGNLKLMFPMVTTLEEIRQAKTLLEEARDELRAAGIEASKNIPIGIMIEVPAAALMADILAREVDFFSIGTNDLTQYTLAVDRDNEKVATLYEPYHPAVLKLIYQVIEAAHRQGKWVGLCGELGGDSLTAPLLVGLGLDEISMSPVFIPEMKEKIMGLSYEKGRELVQRLLELPDAKEVREELVK